A DNA window from Candidatus Poribacteria bacterium contains the following coding sequences:
- the argH gene encoding argininosuccinate lyase, which translates to MKQPCLAGACLTPRRSLPILCRAMWRRARSPQWSEREAKSSAGQIVLDYTESTRADGRMALHDIWGSQVHALMLARQAILSDDDVRRILAPLEEARADAEAGRLTLDPALEDVHMNVESRLIAATGREYGGKLHTARSRNDQVLTDARLVVREELLATEDLTTVLVTTFLNIADNHASAVMPGYTHTQHAQPVTLGFWATAHAALLREDLRRLAAAYRTTNQNPLGACALAGTSFMIDRALTTRLLGFDSVQEHALAVVSGRDFVIESLFALTMLMTNLSRIAEEIVYWTTHEFRTMTLDDAYALGSSIMPQKKNPDVAELARGRTSGVIGRLTEALVMIKGLPLGYHRDLQGDKPALWDAFDTANATLRVLEGALATARFNTDRMLDLTYANFSTATELANFLVSGRRLPFREAHEIVGSLVAWLVDAGKTFRDVGDCVSYLETREQHLDVSLLEEILSPIAAVGRNRSLGGTSPREVERMSHELRLSVDNVAGNIIERRDSIRRAREETARAVAAVLGGASVREALPSVA; encoded by the coding sequence ATGAAACAGCCCTGCCTAGCGGGAGCTTGCTTGACACCCCGACGGTCGCTCCCTATCCTATGCCGAGCCATGTGGAGACGTGCCAGGAGTCCTCAATGGTCGGAGCGCGAGGCAAAATCCAGCGCGGGACAGATCGTCCTCGATTACACCGAGTCGACTCGCGCCGACGGGCGGATGGCGCTCCACGACATCTGGGGGAGCCAGGTACACGCGCTGATGCTGGCGCGTCAGGCGATTCTTTCCGATGACGACGTGCGACGTATCCTGGCGCCACTCGAAGAAGCGCGCGCTGACGCGGAAGCGGGTCGCCTGACGCTCGATCCAGCCCTTGAAGACGTCCACATGAACGTCGAGTCGCGCCTGATCGCAGCAACCGGCAGGGAGTATGGGGGCAAGCTGCACACTGCCCGCTCGCGGAACGATCAGGTTCTCACCGACGCGAGGTTGGTGGTGCGCGAGGAACTGCTCGCGACCGAAGACCTGACCACGGTGCTCGTGACGACGTTCCTGAACATCGCCGACAACCATGCGTCGGCGGTGATGCCGGGGTATACGCACACGCAGCATGCCCAGCCGGTCACACTGGGGTTCTGGGCGACGGCGCACGCGGCGCTGCTGCGCGAGGATTTGCGCCGACTCGCCGCTGCCTATCGCACGACGAATCAGAACCCACTGGGCGCGTGCGCTCTCGCAGGCACGAGCTTCATGATCGACCGGGCGCTTACGACTCGCCTGCTCGGATTCGATTCGGTTCAGGAACACGCGTTGGCGGTCGTGTCGGGGCGCGACTTCGTCATCGAGTCCTTGTTCGCCCTGACGATGCTGATGACGAATCTGTCGCGCATCGCCGAAGAGATCGTCTACTGGACGACGCACGAGTTCCGAACCATGACGCTGGACGACGCGTACGCCTTGGGCAGCTCGATTATGCCGCAGAAGAAAAACCCGGATGTCGCCGAGCTGGCGAGGGGCAGAACCAGCGGCGTGATCGGCAGGCTGACCGAAGCGCTCGTCATGATCAAGGGGCTCCCGCTGGGATATCACCGCGACCTGCAGGGGGACAAGCCCGCGCTGTGGGATGCGTTCGACACCGCGAACGCGACGCTTCGCGTGCTCGAGGGCGCACTGGCTACGGCGCGGTTCAACACGGATCGCATGCTCGATTTGACCTACGCGAACTTCAGCACGGCGACGGAGCTCGCCAACTTTCTCGTCTCAGGGCGACGACTGCCTTTCCGAGAGGCGCACGAGATCGTCGGATCGCTGGTTGCATGGCTCGTGGACGCCGGCAAGACGTTCCGCGACGTCGGCGATTGCGTGTCGTACCTCGAAACACGAGAGCAGCACCTGGACGTATCGCTGCTGGAGGAGATACTGAGTCCGATCGCTGCCGTCGGGCGCAATCGCAGCCTGGGCGGGACATCGCCTCGGGAAGTCGAGCGGATGTCACACGAGTTACGGCTCAGCGTCGATAACGTTGCCGGCAACATTATCGAGCGCCGCGACTCGATCCGTCGAGCCCGAGAGGAGACCGCTCGCGCCGTCGCGGCAGTGCTTGGCGGCGCGTCGGTTCGCGAAGCGCTCCCGTCGGTTGCCTAG
- a CDS encoding septal ring lytic transglycosylase RlpA family protein, producing MTASALRRAIRRVTWFLCLVGAVVTSVGCAHYPHTALYTGGLQIGADETTRASWISVDQKGRRGVYGHPYDPDAMTASHPELPYGVFIRVTNLDNGRAAVLQITDRAKLRPDKRLFVSYHAAQLLDMVDDGVANVQIEPILGQTGVASWYGSVFHGRQTSSGEVYDQEGLTAAHRFLPFGTIVRVTSVTSGKSVLVRINDRGSFIKGRVIDLSRRAAEEIGLDREGKGPVSVEIVRTPPPSGRNA from the coding sequence GTGACAGCATCAGCATTGCGGCGTGCTATCCGCCGCGTGACTTGGTTCCTCTGCCTGGTTGGAGCAGTCGTTACCTCTGTCGGCTGCGCCCACTACCCGCATACAGCGCTCTATACGGGCGGGCTGCAGATTGGGGCGGACGAGACGACGCGCGCATCGTGGATCTCGGTCGATCAGAAAGGGCGTCGAGGCGTCTACGGTCATCCCTACGACCCGGACGCGATGACCGCATCCCATCCGGAGCTCCCCTACGGCGTGTTCATCCGGGTCACCAACCTCGACAACGGCCGAGCGGCCGTGCTCCAGATCACCGACCGGGCGAAACTCCGTCCCGACAAGCGCCTGTTCGTCTCCTACCACGCCGCTCAGTTGTTGGACATGGTCGATGATGGCGTCGCCAATGTGCAAATCGAGCCGATACTGGGTCAAACCGGTGTCGCATCGTGGTACGGGAGCGTGTTCCACGGCCGGCAGACGTCGAGCGGCGAGGTCTACGATCAGGAGGGACTCACGGCGGCACATCGGTTCCTGCCCTTCGGCACAATCGTGCGCGTTACGAGCGTGACCTCCGGGAAGTCGGTTCTCGTCCGAATCAACGACCGAGGCAGCTTCATCAAGGGACGTGTCATCGACCTGTCCCGTCGCGCTGCGGAGGAGATCGGCCTCGACCGCGAAGGCAAGGGCCCGGTCAGCGTGGAAATCGTGCGGACGCCGCCACCGAGCGGCAGGAACGCATAG
- the pyrF gene encoding orotidine-5'-phosphate decarboxylase, which yields MAPVTNPIIVPLDVPDRSSERRLLNRLADSVEIVKIGKQLFTSEGPDSVRIAHAYGKRVFLDLKYHDIPNTVAEAVRSAATLGVWMLNVHVSGGGPMVQAARKASDGAGSSPLLIGVTVLTSLDDELWRDVFGDTGRSIESQVVHMARVACQWELDGVIASPQEVAAIRNACGTDPPSVTPGVRPSASGDDQRRTMTPGDAIRAGADYLVIGRPITEAADPAGATRAILEDIETARVAASAR from the coding sequence ATAGCTCCCGTGACGAACCCGATCATCGTCCCGCTGGATGTGCCGGATCGAAGCAGCGAGCGTCGCTTGCTGAACCGACTCGCCGACTCGGTCGAGATCGTCAAGATCGGAAAGCAGCTCTTCACGTCGGAGGGTCCCGATTCGGTTCGGATCGCCCATGCGTACGGCAAGCGTGTCTTCCTCGACCTGAAGTACCACGACATCCCGAACACGGTTGCCGAAGCCGTACGGTCCGCTGCGACTCTGGGAGTCTGGATGCTCAACGTCCACGTGTCCGGCGGGGGACCGATGGTTCAAGCGGCTCGTAAGGCGTCTGATGGCGCGGGGTCGAGCCCGCTTCTCATCGGCGTCACGGTGCTGACGAGCCTGGACGATGAGTTGTGGCGCGACGTGTTCGGTGACACAGGTCGGTCCATCGAGTCGCAGGTGGTACACATGGCGCGCGTGGCGTGTCAATGGGAGCTCGACGGCGTGATCGCGTCGCCGCAGGAGGTCGCCGCGATCCGTAACGCGTGTGGAACCGATCCCCCCAGCGTGACCCCCGGTGTGCGGCCCTCCGCATCCGGTGACGACCAGCGGCGCACAATGACGCCTGGCGACGCGATCCGTGCCGGAGCCGACTATCTGGTGATTGGCCGACCGATCACGGAAGCTGCCGACCCAGCGGGCGCGACGCGCGCGATCCTGGAGGACATCGAGACGGCTCGCGTAGCGGCGTCAGCGAGATGA
- a CDS encoding methyltransferase domain-containing protein, whose translation MTRREEWEREPHAWNRQRIAHVSRTVARNWADMTAFMRERVRRQAERSGPALIVDIGCGNGGFSDGLDDAIRMYVGVDPSVEMLGNVRRSRQRRYALGVGEHVPLADAIADVVVLKTVLAHCFSPNSVVREAARVARPGGITVVSTGNRGAWYQVLRDVRRRFLRARGGSDGHLFGFTEDELARLLTDAGWSVTERRQSGYLVLPRFVDRWLPNVWVDGIARMCDALGARLLPKSGGVLVLVGVKSA comes from the coding sequence ATGACACGGCGCGAGGAATGGGAACGCGAACCCCATGCGTGGAATCGGCAACGAATCGCCCATGTCTCGCGGACGGTGGCACGCAACTGGGCAGATATGACCGCATTCATGCGGGAACGCGTTAGGCGCCAGGCGGAGCGCTCGGGACCTGCACTGATCGTCGATATCGGATGTGGCAACGGAGGGTTCTCCGATGGACTCGACGACGCGATTCGGATGTACGTCGGCGTGGACCCGTCTGTGGAAATGCTCGGCAATGTCAGGCGCAGCAGGCAACGGCGATATGCGCTGGGCGTCGGCGAGCATGTACCGCTGGCTGATGCTATCGCCGATGTCGTCGTGCTGAAGACGGTGCTGGCACACTGCTTCTCGCCGAACTCGGTGGTGCGGGAAGCGGCGCGCGTGGCGCGGCCGGGCGGCATCACCGTCGTGTCGACAGGGAACCGGGGCGCGTGGTATCAAGTTCTGAGGGACGTTCGGAGACGGTTCCTCCGGGCTCGCGGCGGCTCCGATGGTCACCTGTTCGGGTTCACTGAGGATGAACTGGCGCGATTGCTGACGGATGCTGGTTGGTCCGTAACCGAAAGGCGCCAATCAGGGTACCTCGTGCTGCCGCGATTCGTGGACCGATGGTTGCCGAACGTCTGGGTGGACGGCATCGCGCGAATGTGCGACGCCTTGGGCGCTCGGCTGTTGCCGAAGTCAGGCGGAGTGCTCGTCCTAGTCGGGGTGAAGTCGGCATGA
- a CDS encoding sugar transferase translates to MSYVSTSATVGDSESRGGVATPASIRIIRDGWAKRCLDVAFSAVGLLALSPLFALCAVLAKAQSPGGVFYWGPRVGRGGRPFRMAKFRTMMCDAPSKGPGVTAEDDLRMTAVGRFLRRTKLDELPQLLNVLNGTMSLVGPRPELPQYVAHYDEQQRRVLSVRPGITGPTQIAFRHEERMLAGREDVESYYVESIMPRKLAMDLAYIADRGVWADLGYLFLTVWRIVVPKKEPTT, encoded by the coding sequence ATGAGCTACGTCAGCACATCCGCAACGGTTGGCGATAGCGAGTCGCGCGGCGGCGTCGCGACCCCTGCGTCGATTCGGATCATCCGCGACGGATGGGCGAAGCGGTGTCTGGACGTTGCGTTCTCGGCGGTCGGACTGCTGGCGCTGTCGCCGTTGTTCGCACTGTGCGCCGTGCTCGCCAAAGCCCAATCGCCGGGCGGAGTGTTCTACTGGGGTCCCCGAGTCGGTCGTGGGGGGCGCCCATTCCGCATGGCGAAGTTCCGCACGATGATGTGCGACGCTCCGTCGAAGGGCCCGGGCGTTACTGCCGAGGATGATCTGCGCATGACGGCGGTCGGCAGGTTCCTTCGACGCACCAAGCTGGATGAGCTGCCTCAACTGCTGAACGTTCTGAACGGAACCATGAGCCTCGTCGGACCCCGGCCGGAACTGCCTCAGTACGTTGCCCACTATGACGAGCAGCAGCGACGTGTGCTGTCGGTACGTCCCGGCATTACGGGTCCCACCCAGATAGCGTTTCGGCACGAGGAGAGGATGCTGGCGGGGCGCGAGGACGTCGAGAGCTACTATGTCGAGTCGATCATGCCCCGGAAACTCGCCATGGACTTGGCGTACATCGCTGATCGTGGGGTCTGGGCGGACCTGGGCTACCTGTTCCTCACCGTGTGGCGCATCGTCGTACCGAAGAAGGAGCCCACCACTTGA
- a CDS encoding carbon-nitrogen hydrolase family protein: MSIVRVAAVQMDVRIGENTANLDKVLRLLAEAAGKGALLVVFPECALSGYCFTSLADGMPYAEDADAVAARVAERCRQLNVTAVIGFLERDGEDVRNSALLTTPDGEWHVYRKTHLPTLGIDRFVTPGDALPVFDTPVGKVGVLICYDIRFSEPVRVLGLQGADILALPTNWPEGAESSPDIITRARAWESRVYVVATNRVGVERGRRFIGRSQIVAPSGQILFEASATDETILYADLDLSSARQKRIVNEPGEWELDITGDRRPELYGLLTASPD, translated from the coding sequence ATGTCGATCGTACGCGTCGCTGCGGTTCAGATGGATGTCCGTATCGGCGAGAATACCGCGAACCTCGACAAGGTGCTGCGACTTCTGGCTGAGGCTGCCGGCAAGGGCGCGCTGCTCGTCGTGTTCCCGGAATGCGCCCTGTCGGGCTACTGCTTCACGAGCCTTGCCGATGGCATGCCGTACGCTGAGGACGCCGATGCGGTCGCGGCACGAGTCGCAGAGCGATGCCGACAACTGAACGTGACGGCGGTGATCGGCTTCTTGGAGCGCGACGGCGAGGACGTGAGGAACAGCGCACTGTTGACGACGCCGGACGGCGAATGGCATGTCTACCGGAAGACGCACCTCCCGACTCTGGGTATCGATCGATTCGTCACACCGGGCGATGCGCTGCCGGTGTTTGACACGCCCGTGGGCAAGGTGGGCGTGCTGATCTGCTATGACATCCGGTTCTCAGAGCCGGTTCGGGTCCTCGGGCTCCAAGGAGCTGACATCCTCGCGCTGCCGACGAACTGGCCCGAAGGCGCGGAGAGCAGCCCCGACATCATCACGCGGGCTCGGGCATGGGAGAGCCGCGTCTACGTGGTCGCCACCAACCGCGTGGGGGTCGAACGGGGTCGTCGCTTCATCGGCCGCAGCCAGATCGTCGCTCCCAGCGGGCAAATCCTGTTCGAGGCGTCCGCGACGGACGAGACGATCCTCTATGCCGACCTGGACCTGTCGTCGGCGCGCCAGAAGCGCATCGTCAACGAGCCGGGCGAGTGGGAACTCGACATCACCGGCGACCGCCGCCCCGAA